The genomic DNA ACCCTCAATCAAAAAGTATTTATTTCTTGGGTAGGGCTTAGGGGTGCTGTTCCTATTGTATTTGCTACTCATCCTTTGCTAGAGTGTGTTGGCAAGTCAGATAAAATTTTTCATATTGTATTTTTTATTGTACTTACTTCTGTATTGCTGCAGGGTACTACTTTATACTCATTGGCGAAGTGGTTAGGGCTAGAAGAAACAGCCCCTCATAAACAGGCTCGCTCCATCCATTTGGCCGATGATGTTAAGAGTGAACTTATAGAATTAACTGTTCCAGCTGGTTCTAGTATAGATGGTAGAAAAATTGTAGAAATAGATTTTCCTAAAAATGCATTGATTGTATTGATAAATAGGGATAAGCGTTATTTAACTCCAAGAGGTGACACAGAGCTTAAGATAGGAGATAAGTTAATGGTTATGGCAGAGGATAAGAATGATATCAATGAAGTAGAAGCTTGCCTAGGCATAGCTTAACATAACAATAAGCTCCTTGATATAAGATAGTCTTATAGATTTTTAGGCTTATTTTTTAAGCAGTATACTAATTAACAAATGAGAAGTATTATGCTAGAAAAGGTAGACTCTGTTGCTATAACTTAACTAGGGCGCGTGTTATACCTAATTGGGTAAAATATGCAAGAGTACACTTATCTTTTTTTGTTTTATCAGATCTTAAAAGCTTGCTACCATTACAGTTACTTCAGTACCGGTGGTCTATTCTTTATCTATAACAATGGTTAAATCCAGTATGCCACTTCAATCTACTATTTAGAGATTAACTTTGTATTGCAACTCTATCTATGTTGCGATTATGTATAAGCATATGCAAATATATGTAATTAGGTTGCTATTTTTAACTTAAAAGTATAAAATATTAACAAAATTGTATAAGTATATAGATTTTGGCAAATATCTAACAAGCGTCTAGCAGATAAAATATGGTTGAAAAGTAAATATTGAAATTATGAATAAGACTCTAATAGAATAGGACATTTGTATAGCATTTACACTGGTTTATGCATGTAATTGCCTGCTAAACAGAAGGTAAATGTTATGTATTATAGAATTTGTTGGATGTTATTTGGGGAAGTCTATCATGTCTTTCTTATTGATATAAAAGAATATTTAAACAAAATATCTTATAAATGTATTGCTTTTATTAATAATTATTTCTATAATATAATTCAAGCATCAAATGCTACTTTTATCGATGCTGTTTGTATGTTTAACTCTTAAAAGTTAAAAATTATGGAAAGGAAATTACAAACTCAGCTTACAGTAATGCATGATTTCGATTGCTTTGACATATCGCTTGTATCGCTTCCTTGGTTGGATAGCTGGTAACAAATCAAACATTACTGTAAGCATATAGAAATGGGGAAATAATAGATTTTCCCATTTCTATTTTATAAGATAGAACAGATGGCATAACAAAATGTATATTATATGGAATAGGATTTAACTACTTTATAATAGCTTTCCGGTAAATTGTTATCTGTGAAGTTACGCAGGTGTCCAAGATTCTCCTAAAATAAAATTGTTATTAGTAAGAAAAGTTACTTAATTAGCGACTATATTAACACACATATACCAACTATAAAGTATTGATTTATCTTCGCTTGGTAAACAAAATATATGTTTCTAAATAATTTAAAAGATAAATAGAGCTGCGGGTGCTTGCTTCAAATTTTAGATAGGTGCTTAAGAATTAGTTTTGCCATATTAATAGATGTATCATTTTCCCCTAATAGATTCCTAATAGATTCGTAGCTAGCTAGTTGTTTCTGTTTAAAATCACTGTTAGTAATCACCTCTTTCACAGCATTTAACAAACTAGTAGGTGTAAGTTTTTCTTGGATAAGTTCTCTGACTACTTCTTCCTTTGCTAAAATATTAACCAATGAGATATATCGTAGCTTTACAAGCCATTTAGCAAGGTTATAGGTTAATGGATCTGTTTTGTAAACCACTACTTGAGGTACATTAAAATGAGCTGTTTCTAAAGTAGCAGTGCCAGAAGTAGTAACGGCAACACTGGCATGAGATAAAATATCCTGTATCTGATCATATATAATAGTAATGTTCTGTAACTGTTTAGCAGGCATATATAACTCAGCAGGCAGCTCGCTTATTCCTGCTACTACAAATTGATATTCTGGTAAGGCTGTAACTAAAGCCAACATTACAGGAAGCAATTTTGTAATTTCTTGAAGACGGCTGCCAGGTAATAAGGCTATAATGGGTCGTTTATCCAATTTATTATCCTTTAAAAAATTACAGTTTTTATTGTAATATTTTGCCTCTTCTATTAGCGGATTTCCTACATATTCTACTGTATGGTAGTTATGTTGTTTGTAAAAATCCTTTTCAAAAGGGAAGATAGTAAACATTTGGTCTACATAAGCCTTAATCTTATGGACCCTTTTAGTATTCCAAGCCCATAATTTAGGAGAGATGTAATAAAAAACTTTAATCTGTTTTTCTTTGGCAAATTTGGCTATCCGTAAGTTGAAACCAGCATAATCAATAAGAATAATGGCATCTGGTTGGAAATGCTCTATGTCTTTTTTGCAATTTTTAAAGTACTTATATAGCTTTATGAAGCTATGTAAAAAAACAACTCCCATTACAGCTAGTTCTCTATAATGCACTACTATATCAACTCCTGCTTGTTGCATATGATTACCTCCATATCCTCTAAGAATGGCTTGGCTATCTAGCTGTTGTAAAGCTTTTGTAAGCCTACTACCATATATATCTCCTGACTTTTCACCAGCTATAATATAATAACGCATATGTTGTTAGACTTAATAAACAGCCAATTTATAAATGGGCAGACAAAAGATGAATAATTTACTGTAAACTTCAAAGTTACTTTTACTGAGTAATTGAGGACTTTATTACAGTACTCGTAGTATAGAATGTGGAATCTTAAAAAGATAAATTTAGTACTGAAATTTTATATATAAAGGTAAATCGACTGATACTTCATCGTTAAGTACTTTAAATTCAAGAGCTTCAATATCCTTAGTTCCAAAAATATAGTCAGCATACTTCTCGGATTTTGTGTAAAAGCTCGAACGAGTTGATATGATATTATCTATCTTAATAAAATCTTGCACGTTTTTCGTAAGAATTTTAATGCTCTTAAGTATTAGGCATAAGATTAAAATCTCCTTCTATACCTAATTTGGCTTATATTTTAATTGTTGACACACCCTAGTTACTTTAAAAATATCATAGCGACTTCTAATTGTTTTATAAGCCTCTTTGTTAAGTAGGTAATACTGTTAGTTGCCATAACTTCCATTTTACTTAAGATTTTAATATGTATTTATAGTTGGTTGATAGAAGTATTGAGATATTTAAATCTCGTTTACCAAGAAAAATAGATAGGGTAGTGGTTATAACTGCTACCCTATCTACTATATGTTTTATGCTTGCATTTGAAACAACAGCATGCTAATTGGTTTGATTTTGATTTATAATGCTTGTTCCCATTCTTGTTTTAAAAAGCTTACTAAAGATTGTATGTGAGCCTTACTTAAATCAAATTGAGTACCTGCCATTTTATACATATAAGGTAATGGTTGAGTATAGCCAAGTCGTAAGGCATCTAAATAGTTTTGCAAAGCTTCAGCTGGGTTATTTTTATAATTTTTCCATACTCCAATAGCTCCTAGTTGCGCAATTCCATATTCTATATAGTAAAAAGGTACTTCGAATAGATGTAATTGTTTTTGCCATAGGAAATCCTTAGCCTCTTCATAGTTATCCCAGCAAGTAACATTATCAGTAAATGTATCAAAAATATTATTCCAAGCCTCTTTCCGATCTATAGCCGTATGGTTTGGGTTTGCATATACCCAATGCTGAAATTTATCTATGGTAGCTATCCATGCTAATCTTTTAATGATGCCTTCTAAATGTTCGCGTTTGGCCCTTTTTACGTCTGTAGGATTATCTAAAAAAATATCCCAATAATTAATGGTAAGTAATTCCATAGACATAGATGCTAGCTCAGCCATTTCAGAAGTAATTTGTTTAAAATCATTGAGTGATAGCTCGTGCATCAAAAAGGAGTGTATGGCGTGCCCCGCCTCATGTAATAGGGTAATTACATTTTGGAAGTCAGTGGCAGCATTCATAAAAATAAAAGGAACGCCAGATTCTACCAGTGGATAATTATACCCTCCGGGTGCTTTGCCTTTTCTTGAATCTAAGTCAAAACGGCCCATACGTTGCATGGTTCGTAAACAATCCCCTATAAAAGGGTGTAGTTTGTCTAAAACTTTTATTGTTTTTTGTAATAGCTCTTCTGTATTTTGAAAAGCCCTTAATGGTGGCATACCATGAGGGTCAGCATGATGATCCCAAGGACGAAGCTTATCTACCTTGAGTGATTTTTTCTGATTTTCTGCTATTTGATTTACAAATGGTACTACAACTTGTTGTATACTTTCATGAAAAGCAAAGCAATCTTCAGGAGTATAATCAAATCGCTTAAGTGATACAAAAGAGTACTCTGTAAAGCTGTTAAAACCAGCATTAGTTGCTACAGTATTCCTTTCTTTTACTAAACTACTATATAATGTGTCTAGTTGATCTTTATCCTGTAATCTACGTGTATTTATTTGATTATATACTTCCTCTCGTAGTTTTCTGTCTGAAGACTCTAGGTAAGTTGCTGCTTGCTGTATGGTAAGTTCTTGTCCATCTCTTGCAATAGTCATTTCACTAACTGTTTTTCCATATTCTTGTGCTTGGAGTTGTATGCTTGTGAACAAGGGTATATTTTCATCCTTATAGAGCTGAATGTGGGTTCCTAGACAGCGTACTAATAAATTATAGCCTGTTTCCTTACCAAGTATTGTACTGTAAGAACATTGTACTACTTTTTCATCCAGTTGGTGTGATAACGGCATCAGCTTAGGTAAAATAGCTGTTATATATTCTTCATACTTTTTTCTATATTCTTCATTGCCTGTATCACAAGTCATATGTATATAACGCCAACCAGCATCCTCTGCTATAACACCTTCTAATTCACTGCGATGTGAAAGCCATGTGCGTAGGTCTTCCAAAGAATCGATTTCTCTGTTGAGGAGCAGTTTATAAAATCCTTTTATAGAGTCCCAATCGGTTATCTTAAAATCAATAGGTAAAAAGCTCCTTTTTGTGGGTAATGGATTACTTGTCATAGCTAAATAAACTTATGATAAGAGTTTGACATAATGTAAAGTAATTAAGTTATAAATGCTTTGTAAACAAATAAACTGATGCAGGCTAATTTTCTTTTTTAGTAAGCAATAACTCTATCTTAGTTAAGTCTATAGTTTTATAATTTTGATACAGCCGTAGTGATATAGCTATCATTAATATTATTTCACAAATTGATATGGCTGTGCAAAAGACAACTAACACCTGACCTTGTACGTGAGTTGGATATTGGCTATTAAATAGTATAAAGTTTGATATGGCCGCTTGTACTATAAGCTCAATACCTATGATGACAAAAATCATAGATTTTTTGGTAAGTACTATGATTAATCCAACCATAAATAATAGCACGTTTACAGATAGAAGAATTGGTATATACATAAGTTTAAAGCTAGATTTTACGTCCTAATAATTCAGCCATAATAATTGCTCTTTGAGTGCTATTGTAGTTTCTTAGTAAATAATTTAACCTATTAGTATGCTTGGGCAATGTCTTTTTATAAAGTTTGTAAGGGTCTTTTTCCTGAGTAGGTAAAAGCAGCCTTTTTATTCCTGGATATACAGGATTAACATCCGACTTTGTAGTCGCCTGTCGAACTGTAGAAGTAACAATATCTTTTGCCACTGGCATTACTATGTCCTTCGCATATTGAGGAATGCTTCCAACTTCTTTAACTGCCCATTCATTTTGGTTCCAAGTAGAGGGTGTTTCCCAGTTAGCTTCTTCCTCTAAATCCTCTACATCTCCCATATCTGATTTGGTAATTGATTCAGTTCTGTCCCGCAGCATAGCAACAACAATTCTAAATAAAAAGTACCCTACTGTAATAAGTATAGATATTAAAGACTGTGGTTCTTTCATAGAATATTAGATTGGTAATTTTTAATTAGACTTCTAAACTTGCCCAAACTAACTTATATTATTCAACTTTTGCAAAATAGTGATATGGTGGAAATAACCTTGCTGAATGAACAATAATTTTAGATTAGAAACTCTTGTCTTTGCCATAGCGTTTAATAAAGGCAATATTTTTTACTTCTAAAGGAACTATTAGTATATTTAACTCCAAAAATTAAAGGCATATTATAGATTTATTGAAAAAATATAGCACAACCTGACTCTATTTTTATTTGTACCTGCATTTATTTTTATAACTTTGCTAGCAAATAGCTGATAACTTATATTTAATATCATGAAAAAAGGCATACACCCTACATATAGAGAAGTTGTTTTTCTAGATACTTCTAGTAATTTTAAATTTTTAACACGTTCTACACTTAATTCTAGAGAAACTATCAAGTGGGAAGATGGGCAAGAATATCCCCTTATTAAGGTAGAACTTAGCTCTGCTTCACACCCTTTCTATACTGGCAAAAAAATATTTGTAGACACAGCTGGTAGAGTAGAAAAATTCCAGCAAAAATATAAAAAGCGTAGCTAATAGCGGCTTTTAAGCTATTATATAGAATAAGTAAGTAATCAAAAACTTAGGCTGGGATAGCAAAAATTTATTTAATATTCTAAATAAGACTGGCAACTTACCTTAGCATTTAACAAGCGGAGGTATAGCTGCCAGTCTTATTATTTTATATGACTTATTTAATAATTTGTGGGTTGTAAAAGTAAGTCGGAAATATAGTGTGCGCTCGGAAGGACTCGAACCCTCAACCTTCGGAGCCGAAATCCGACGTTCTATCCAGCTGAACTACGAGCGCTTGGGAAATTTTAATAGGTAAATGATAGAAATAAATTCAAATTCCTACCAACGAAAATAATTAAATTTAATTAAAATCATGGCTTAAATTTTACTATTTTGAAAATTTATAAGCAATGGAACGCACAATATTATATAGTATTGCTATGTTAACCAATTGATATCTAATATGAGTGTAGTATTTACTAGTTTACTAACAGCTACGTCAATTACTAAAAGCTATGGTAAACTTCAAATCTTAAAAGGTATTGACCTACAAGTAGCACAAGGAGAGATAGTAGCCATTATGGGGGCTTCTGGAGCTGGGAAAAGTACATTGCTACATATACTGGCTACCTTAGATAAGCCAGATTCTGGCACATTATACTTAGGACAGGATGATCTTATATCTCTTCGGGGCAATAAGTTAGCAGCATTTAGAAATCAGCATATCGGTTTCATCTTTCAATCTCATAACCTTTTATCGGAGTTTACTGCTTTAGAAAATGTATGCTTGCCTGGATATATTGGTAAGTTTGATGAACGTTCAGTACGGGAACGAGCTAAAGAGTTACTTGTGTTGTTAGGATTAGAAGCACGTATGCAACATAAGCCTACTACCTTATCTGGAGGAGAGCAGCAAAGAGTGGCTGTAGCTCGTGCTCTTATTAATAATCCTCGTATCGTTTTTGCAGATGAGCCAAGTGGAAGCTTAGACTCAAGAAATGCATTAGCGCTACATGAATTGTTTTTTGAATTACGGCAAAAGCTAGAACAAACTTTTGTATTAGCTACGCATAATCAGCTCCTAGCTGATATGGCAGATAGAAAACTTTATATACAAGATGGTAGCCTTGTGCCTAGGGATATATTTAGCAACTTATAACTTTGTATTGCAAACCTATGTTGGCTACTATTAAATTAAAATGTAATTCTGCAAGGATGCTCAGTATTAATATGATTACCTAAAAATTTATACAAACAGGCTAGATAATAGTAGATCTTTTATAGGTAATTGTAAAAGAATAGACTATTCCGTTACTGTTGCTATCTCAATATATATATTTAAATGAGGAGTTATTAAAAATGTAAACTATGAAACGTATTTCTAAAGGAGTTCAGTATATGTTGCTTTCTACTATATGCTTTGCATTAATAGGATTAATTGTTAAGCTGTTAGTACATATTCCTCCTGCAGAAATTATCTTCTTAGATTCTCTAGTAGCGCTTACTATTAGCTGTTTTATGATTGGTTACCAAAAAATGTGTTTATGGGGAAACCATCGTAGGATTTTATTGTTACGTGGTTTAAGTGCTGGGTTAGGAGTTACTTTATTCTTTATTACCTTAGTACGCTTACCATTATCTGCTGCGAATGTCTTACAAAATACATCTCCCATATTTACAGCTATTCTAGGTATTTTTATGCTTAAAGAGTGGATAAGCTTGCGTAGGTGGTTCTTTTTCATACTTACGTTTATTGGTGTAGGGCTGACTTATATGACTGACTTTAGTATTACTAATCAATCTGCCTATCTAGTTTTACTAGGCCTTATAAGTGCTCTTTTAATGGGAATCTCTAATAATTTTAATGCCAAAATGAAAAGTGGTGAGCATCCGCTAGTTATCTTCAGTTATTCAACCTTTTGTACAGTACTGATAACAGGATGCATATGCTTATATGCTTTTGTACCACTAACTATATACGATTTTCTATTGTTGCTAGCTATGGGAACCTTGACTTTCATAGCCCAGTACTTAGCCATAAAAGCCTTTCAAAATGCTCCAGTAGCACATGTATCTGCTATCTCTTATTTAGGTATACCCTATGCTTTGATTATAGATCTGTTGCTTGGAGAAAGAATCCATTGGATATCTTATGTAGGCATGTGTTTAGTAGTCTTAGGTGTTATCTTAAACTTATTTTATGGGTATAGTAAGAGGGTGGGAGCCTAGCTTGACTAGTATTTTGTATATATATTATATGTAACGCTTCAGTTTTTAATCCAAGAACATTTTTCTTACACTTAATATGCCACCTTAGTAATCTTGGGCTAGGTGTATTTTTGTCGTAGCACATCATTAACTATAATGTTAAAAAATAACTATATCTTATTCTTGATTGTATTATATTTTTCTGGTCATGCGCATGCTGCATCCGGTGAAGTGTATCAGAAGAAACTAATAGAAAAAGTATTTATTTTTGATCGTTATGGATCTCCTTATATTGGTTCGTCTATATTAATGTCTACCAGGACTTTATTAAATGAACTGGAAGATTATCTGATTCCTGAAAAAAATGCCAAAGAATTGTTACGCGTATTATTAGCTATTTGGTAAACTTTTATATTGGGTCACGGTTATCTACAGTTAATCATGAGATATTTGGACATGGATTTAGGGTAAGAAGTTTAGGCGGATCTGTAGATGGTTATAAATTTTCTTTTGGTGGAGATGGTGCAACTAGCTTTACTATTCGGTATTCAAAAAATGAAATTGATAAAATAGTATTGATAAATATAGGTGGTATAGAAGCTAATAAGGTGCTAGCTAAAGAAATAATGTTAAAACATTTTAAGTATCGTACTTTAGATTTTCGTACCTAACTTTTGTTTTTGGACTCCTTTTTAGATTTATGGATTTATGTTGATTCTACGGCTTCTTTAGAAAAGGTTCGTAATAGCAAAGGTAATGATATTATGAACTATCTCAAAGATATAAATGATAAACACCAGTCACAGCAACGAATAGAGCTCAATGATCTCGAAAATGCTACATTCAGTTTGTTATTTAACCCACTATGGTCACTATGCATTTACCTTTTACAAGACAATTCTTCTTTAACTATACCGCATGTAATATGGAATGAGGTAGCTTATATGCCATTGATAAGGCCAGGATTAACCCCTTTTGGTATAGCTTACTATCTAGAAAACTATATCGGATACCAAAATAAAACTGCCTTGTTCAGCTTGTATAGAGGAAGCTCACCATTTTATACCCATATGTATGGAGGCATAGGGGTTAAAACAGATGAGCTTTGGACCTATCAAGATTATTGTACGTTAGATCTAGAAGCTAGCCTATGGTGTCAGCCAAAGCTCCAATTAACTTCGCTTGATATAATAGAAGATAAAAATTATTGGGGAGGATTAATAGGAGTAGGAGGTAAGTTTATGGTAAGTTCTTACTTTGCTCTGTATACAAAGCTTCTTTATAAAACTAAAGGATTTGTAGAAGGGGTAGTAGCGCAGAATGGCTTAATTTTACAAGTTGGCTGTATTTTACGTTATAATGACTAAACAACTAGTTGAATATGTTAAAATTTATATATAGTTGTAAACTGAAGAGTTGCCAATTAAGCATAATAATAAGGTGCCTTTTATATTTAAGGTAATTTTATTGGTCTATTAGATCTCTTTTTAAGCCTTTATATACATACTTTTAAATAGGATTAAAATTGAGCCCTGTTTTTATATAGGTAGCCTGCCACAACCCTAACATAACTTACTGAATAGGAAGCTAGTATAGCTTGATTATTTTGAAGCAAGTAACTAGTAGTAAATTATTGATAATGCATAAAGCTGTATAATTTTATTAGTGTGTTCTGTATTAGACTTCTTGCATAACCTCAAAAATCTTTGCATAAAAACCTATTCTATATAACTGTAAATAGGGTTATGCAAGAGGTCTATTGATGAAAAAGATCTGATCACTCAAATAGAAATTCACTTACAAGGCAGTATCCAGCAGTATCAAGAGGAGTATCAAGCATATAGCGAGGGCAAAAGTTGGTTTAGCGTAATTAAGAACTTTTTTAAAATTATCTTTAATTTTATCCCTAAAATGGTGGCCATGATTCCTCATGGAGGTGCTGTTCGGCTTATGCATGAGGATTGGTAAGATTGTTTTCTCCTTTTTTCTTGCACATCAGTAATATATTTCAGTATGGTTACTAAAAGTAACCTATAGACGAAGATACTTAAAGGGACTTATTTAAAGAGGCTGTTTGGACATAATTGTTATGCTAGGGGCATTTACAAAAAACTAGAGTCTTTTGTAAAATATTTTCCCCATTTTTACTAAGTGGCCATTTTCCCATAAAAACAGCGCTCGGCTTTTACCACAAGTTTTACAAATAATAGACCTACTGCGAAACAGAGAATCTATATAAAAGTTTAATTTTTGAGAGTTAAATTCACTATTTGTAAAAATTTAACCTGCGTTTCACATGCTTTAAATGCATATTTTCATTTCTTGTATTTTCTCAATTATGCAAAATGCACCTTTGCTTTTTTATAACAGTTGTTTCGCAGTAGGTCTAATGTTTAACGTTAGTGTTTTAAATTAAGTAAACATAAACAGTTTCTTTTATTAAAAATTTTATACCCTACGATCATCGAATATTTACCATAGTCATTTCTTATTTGTAAGTTTTTTAACCCATTTGTAAGGACAACTGTATTTTGTGGTACTTAAGGTATAGAATTTACCCCAATAATAGTATTTAAATTTGCAAAGCAGGCAAGTATAAGTTATAATGCACCCCTCATAAAATTTTATAACTATGAAAAGAACTTGCTCCTCAATGCAGCAATACATAGCCTATGTTTTACTTGTAAGCCTATGCTTACAGAGTTGTGGAGGTGGATTCGGCAACCATCCACTTATTTCGACTCAAGAAGAGCAAATAGCATCTATACAAACTAGTACACAAGCAATCCTTCCTCGAGCAGACATTCAACCTTTGATAGGTCAAATGTTGACAGCACAAGGGGGGCATACTGTTAATTTTTATCACGAAGCAGGTGAATTGCGGGCTGATGTAGCAATGAACATACCTCAAGGATTTAGCAAAAGCTATGATGGATTAGGTGTATATATTGAGCAAGGAACAGAGTTATCGGATCTGCCTCGATTAGGCGGGCAAGCACAACAAAGACGTATTCATCTTCAACCAGCACATGCAGGAACGCCAGCTAAAATAGTTATATACAAAGGAGCAGTGCTAGCGGGGGGAGGTAACATTATTGTTAAACATCGAGGAAATCCAGAAGAGGAAGATTTTGAAGATGAGGAAATAGAAGAACAGATAAATGAGGAAGAGGCAAAAGGAGTTCTATTGCCAAATACTAGCAGCATGCTTCATATAGAAAAGAAGAACGTCATAAAAACAGATACACAAGCTATGATAGCTCCTACTTCAACTGTAACGCAAAAACATACAGGTATTGTTAGTGTAGGTTCAACAATTTCCCGTAAGCAGGAAAAGGGTAAAGAGAAATGGAATGGTGACGAATCAGAATTAGAAAAGGAAGAGGGATTTATATCCGTTGTAATTTCCCCAGCTTACCAACAAGCTCTCGAGCATAAAAAACAAACAAAGGGTAAAGA from Candidatus Amoebophilus asiaticus 5a2 includes the following:
- a CDS encoding type B 50S ribosomal protein L31; this encodes MKKGIHPTYREVVFLDTSSNFKFLTRSTLNSRETIKWEDGQEYPLIKVELSSASHPFYTGKKIFVDTAGRVEKFQQKYKKRS
- a CDS encoding ABC transporter ATP-binding protein encodes the protein MSVVFTSLLTATSITKSYGKLQILKGIDLQVAQGEIVAIMGASGAGKSTLLHILATLDKPDSGTLYLGQDDLISLRGNKLAAFRNQHIGFIFQSHNLLSEFTALENVCLPGYIGKFDERSVRERAKELLVLLGLEARMQHKPTTLSGGEQQRVAVARALINNPRIVFADEPSGSLDSRNALALHELFFELRQKLEQTFVLATHNQLLADMADRKLYIQDGSLVPRDIFSNL
- the lpxB gene encoding lipid-A-disaccharide synthase translates to MRYYIIAGEKSGDIYGSRLTKALQQLDSQAILRGYGGNHMQQAGVDIVVHYRELAVMGVVFLHSFIKLYKYFKNCKKDIEHFQPDAIILIDYAGFNLRIAKFAKEKQIKVFYYISPKLWAWNTKRVHKIKAYVDQMFTIFPFEKDFYKQHNYHTVEYVGNPLIEEAKYYNKNCNFLKDNKLDKRPIIALLPGSRLQEITKLLPVMLALVTALPEYQFVVAGISELPAELYMPAKQLQNITIIYDQIQDILSHASVAVTTSGTATLETAHFNVPQVVVYKTDPLTYNLAKWLVKLRYISLVNILAKEEVVRELIQEKLTPTSLLNAVKEVITNSDFKQKQLASYESIRNLLGENDTSINMAKLILKHLSKI
- a CDS encoding DMT family transporter encodes the protein MKRISKGVQYMLLSTICFALIGLIVKLLVHIPPAEIIFLDSLVALTISCFMIGYQKMCLWGNHRRILLLRGLSAGLGVTLFFITLVRLPLSAANVLQNTSPIFTAILGIFMLKEWISLRRWFFFILTFIGVGLTYMTDFSITNQSAYLVLLGLISALLMGISNNFNAKMKSGEHPLVIFSYSTFCTVLITGCICLYAFVPLTIYDFLLLLAMGTLTFIAQYLAIKAFQNAPVAHVSAISYLGIPYALIIDLLLGERIHWISYVGMCLVVLGVILNLFYGYSKRVGA
- a CDS encoding M3 family oligoendopeptidase yields the protein MTSNPLPTKRSFLPIDFKITDWDSIKGFYKLLLNREIDSLEDLRTWLSHRSELEGVIAEDAGWRYIHMTCDTGNEEYRKKYEEYITAILPKLMPLSHQLDEKVVQCSYSTILGKETGYNLLVRCLGTHIQLYKDENIPLFTSIQLQAQEYGKTVSEMTIARDGQELTIQQAATYLESSDRKLREEVYNQINTRRLQDKDQLDTLYSSLVKERNTVATNAGFNSFTEYSFVSLKRFDYTPEDCFAFHESIQQVVVPFVNQIAENQKKSLKVDKLRPWDHHADPHGMPPLRAFQNTEELLQKTIKVLDKLHPFIGDCLRTMQRMGRFDLDSRKGKAPGGYNYPLVESGVPFIFMNAATDFQNVITLLHEAGHAIHSFLMHELSLNDFKQITSEMAELASMSMELLTINYWDIFLDNPTDVKRAKREHLEGIIKRLAWIATIDKFQHWVYANPNHTAIDRKEAWNNIFDTFTDNVTCWDNYEEAKDFLWQKQLHLFEVPFYYIEYGIAQLGAIGVWKNYKNNPAEALQNYLDALRLGYTQPLPYMYKMAGTQFDLSKAHIQSLVSFLKQEWEQAL
- a CDS encoding NADH-quinone oxidoreductase subunit NuoK: MYIPILLSVNVLLFMVGLIIVLTKKSMIFVIIGIELIVQAAISNFILFNSQYPTHVQGQVLVVFCTAISICEIILMIAISLRLYQNYKTIDLTKIELLLTKKEN